A window from Plectropomus leopardus isolate mb chromosome 21, YSFRI_Pleo_2.0, whole genome shotgun sequence encodes these proteins:
- the lypla1 gene encoding acyl-protein thioesterase 1: protein MCGNNMSAPLPAIVPAARKATAAVIFLHGLGDTGHGWAEAFAGIRIPHVKYICPHAPTMPVSLNMRMSMPSWFDIYGLSPDASEDESGIKRASENIKALIDQEVKNGIPSHRILLGGFSQGGALSLYTALTTQQKLAGVVALSCWLPLRNSFPQASANSANKDMHVLQCHGDADPLVPFIFGSQTAEKMKSLLNPANVTFKSYRGLPHSACSEEMVDVKRFIEKQLPPISDE from the exons ATGTGCGGCAATAACATGTCAGCGCCTTTACCTGCCATTGTGCCTGCTGCCCGGAAAGCCACTGCAGCG gtgATATTTCTGCATGGCCTCGGTGACACGGG GCATGGCTGGGCAGAAGCTTTCGCGGGCATCAGGATACCACATGTGAAATACATCTGTCCACACGC TCCCACCATGCCTGTTTCTCTGAACATGAGGATGTCCATGCCTTCCTG GTTTGATATTTATGGGTTGAGCCCAGATGCAAGTGAAGATGAGTCTGGTATTAAAAGAGCGTCAGAGAACA TTAAAGCCTTGATAGACCAAGAAGTGAAGAACGGGATACCTTCACACAGAATTCTCCTGGGTGGATTTTCACAG ggtGGAGCTTTGTCTCTCTACACCGCTTTAACAACTCAGCAGAAGCTTGCAGGAGTGGTCGCTCTGAGCTGCTGGCTCCCTCTCCGAAACTCCTTCCCTcag GCGTCTGCCAACAGTGCTAACAAGGACATGCATGTGCTACAATGCCACGGGGATGCCGACCCCCTCGTCCCCTTCATATTTGGCAGCCAGACAGCAGAAAAGATGAAAAGCCTCCTCAATCCTGCCAACGTCACCTTCAAGTCGTATCGGGGTCTACCTCACAGCGCCTGTTCCGAG GAAATGGTGGATGTCAAGCGATTCATAGAGAAGCAGCTTCCTCCCATCAGTGACGAATGA
- the mrpl15 gene encoding 39S ribosomal protein L15, mitochondrial — protein sequence MSFPKKPGGKALDVLKTLPRLTLANLRPEPGARKSETRRGRGQHGGNRSGRGHKGERQRGNRPRLGFEGGQTPFYLAIPKYGYNEGHSRRPQYHPLSLKRLQYLIDLGRVDPTQPIDLTQLVNARGVTIQPLKRDYGVQLVDEGADIFAAKINIEVQRASEGAIAAIEKNGGVITTSFYDPISLGILIKPVPFFLRGQPIPKRMLPGEDMVPYYTDAENRGYLANPEKIQQARLALAQKYGYILPDISKDELYHMLSMRKDIRQIFFGLSPGWVVNMPEKKILKPTDEKLLKYYSS from the exons ATGTCTTTCCCCAAAAAACCCGGCGGTAAAGCGTTAGATGTTTTGAAGACTCTGCCGCGGTTAACTTTAGCAAACTTGCGACCTGAACCAGGAGCCAGAAAGTCG gagaCACGTCGGGGCAGAGGACAGCATGGTGGCAACAGAAGCGGCCGAGGACATAAAGGAGAGCGACAGAGAGGCAACCGGCCCCGGCTGGGATTTGAAGGGGGTCAGACTCCGTTTTATCTGGCCATCCCAAAATATGGCTACAATGAAGGACACAG TCGCCGTCCTCAGTACCATCCTCTGTCTCTGAAACGACTGCAGTACCTGATTGATTTGGGACGAGTTGACCCAACCCAGCCCATAGACCTGACCCAGCTGGTCAATGCCAGAGGAGTGACAATCCAGCCTCTGAAGAGGGACTATGGAGTCCAGCTCGTTGATgag GGTGCCGACATTTTTGCCGCAAAAATCAACATTGAAGTTCAGAGAGCGTCTGAAGGAGCTATAGCTGCTATTGAGAAGAACGGAGGGGTCATCACTACCAGTTTCTATGATCCTATAAGTCTCG GGATTCTTATCAAGCCCGTCCCGTTCTTCTTACGCGGGCAGCCCATTCCAAAGCGAATGCTACCCGGGGAGGATATGGTCCCGTATTACACCGATGCTGAAAACCGGGGTTACTTGGCAAACCCGGAGAAGATCCAGCAGGCCCGGCTCGCCCTGGCACAGAAGTATGGATATATTTTGCCAGACATTTCAAAGGATGAACTGTATCACATGCTCTCCATGAGGAAGGATATTCGACAGATCTTCTTTGGCCTCTCTCCAGGCTGGGTCGTTAACATGCCCGAGAAGAAGATCCTGAAACCCACTGATGAGAAACTTCTGAAATATTACAGCTCATAG